A portion of the Granulosicoccus antarcticus IMCC3135 genome contains these proteins:
- a CDS encoding M24 family metallopeptidase has translation MKNEDEIARMTVAAQVAAVGQQTARLLSVAGADELAVFGAVRSKMEQCAGIRIAFAGELLTGVERSSRLGISIATREIHDGDPVICDLAPRVNGYWGDSCSAFVVGGAPEKDYERMYKAAHETLRLAVAELRPGLRVCGFDASLREFMKGQGYAYLVG, from the coding sequence GTGAAGAACGAGGACGAAATTGCACGGATGACAGTGGCTGCTCAGGTAGCGGCAGTGGGGCAGCAGACAGCGCGCCTGTTGTCTGTGGCAGGCGCTGATGAATTAGCTGTGTTCGGTGCTGTACGCAGCAAGATGGAGCAGTGTGCCGGGATACGCATAGCCTTTGCCGGAGAGTTGCTGACAGGCGTTGAACGTTCGTCACGCCTGGGAATTTCGATCGCTACTCGAGAAATACATGACGGCGATCCGGTTATTTGTGATTTGGCCCCACGTGTCAACGGCTATTGGGGGGACAGTTGTTCTGCGTTTGTCGTTGGAGGTGCCCCGGAAAAAGACTATGAGCGAATGTACAAGGCCGCGCATGAAACACTGCGACTGGCAGTAGCCGAGTTGAGGCCCGGTCTGCGAGTCTGTGGCTTCGACGCCAGCCTGCGTGAATTCATGAAAGGGCAGGGCTACGCTTATCTAGTTGGTTAG
- a CDS encoding LysR family transcriptional regulator — protein MMLKDTRRYLPSIGSFATFEVAARHLSFTIAAKELNVTQAAVSQHVRNLEKALEQPLFVRKHKGLELTNAGTRLLIAVSTGLDCISEAIGDLESTTTDQLVTVSATTGAASYWLRTLVDGFQFIHPEVRFVILASDEDDTLRNFSDVDVSLICGNERCDVGEKLQYLFPEIVRPVCSPGYLERYGPFDDLSVLETANLLHLHEKHWSSDAIGWKPLTWANWFRANGRLYTERPGTLSSNSYPLLIDAAVEGKGLILGWQHIVQQHIDAGSLVVANEASFRVERGNFLKINQDSRKKSQVMLFHDYILKTCEAIELW, from the coding sequence ATGATGCTTAAGGACACCAGACGATACCTGCCGTCTATCGGATCTTTCGCAACCTTTGAGGTTGCTGCCAGGCATTTGAGCTTTACCATTGCAGCCAAAGAGCTCAACGTCACGCAAGCTGCGGTCAGTCAGCATGTCAGAAACCTTGAGAAGGCTCTGGAACAACCGCTTTTTGTAAGAAAGCACAAAGGGCTTGAGTTAACCAATGCCGGGACACGGCTACTGATTGCCGTCAGTACAGGGTTGGATTGTATCAGTGAGGCTATCGGTGATCTGGAGAGCACGACGACAGATCAGCTCGTCACAGTGTCGGCGACGACCGGTGCTGCGAGCTACTGGTTGCGCACGCTCGTTGATGGGTTTCAGTTCATTCATCCAGAGGTCAGGTTTGTCATCCTGGCTTCTGATGAAGATGACACCTTGCGCAACTTCAGCGACGTTGATGTTTCTCTGATCTGCGGCAACGAACGATGCGATGTCGGTGAAAAGCTTCAGTATCTTTTTCCGGAGATCGTGCGACCTGTTTGCAGTCCCGGTTATCTGGAGCGGTACGGTCCGTTCGATGACCTGAGTGTACTCGAAACGGCAAATCTGCTTCACCTGCATGAGAAACACTGGTCTTCGGATGCTATCGGTTGGAAGCCGTTAACATGGGCGAACTGGTTCAGGGCAAATGGACGACTGTACACAGAGAGGCCGGGTACTCTTTCGAGCAATAGCTATCCCTTGCTGATCGATGCGGCGGTGGAAGGGAAAGGCTTGATTCTGGGTTGGCAGCACATCGTGCAGCAACATATCGATGCAGGCTCGCTGGTGGTTGCCAACGAAGCCTCTTTTCGTGTTGAACGTGGCAACTTCCTGAAGATCAATCAGGACTCTAGAAAGAAGAGTCAAGTCATGCTGTTTCACGATTATATCTTGAAGACTTGTGAGGCCATTGAACTATGGTAA